A window of Phycisphaerae bacterium genomic DNA:
CCGGTATCTATAATGTGAACGCAACGGGCAAATCAAATCATGACTGGCAGATCGGAAGAACATGGACAAAGGGGCTTGAAGGGCCTTTAAACTGGCTGCGGTCTCTGCCCAAACCGGTTGGCCTTATGGCCTGTGATGATGGTGTCGGCTATGACCTGATTGAGGCCGCCGGCGAAGCCGGCATTAAAATTCCGGAAGATGTCGCTATTGTCGGGATGGATAATGATGAGGCTTTGTGCAATTCCATAAAGCCGCCGCTTTCGAGCGTTGAAGCAAATTCCGAACAGGCCGGTTACGAGGCGGCTGAACTGCTTAACGCGATAATGATCGGCAAAGAGGAAATGTCGCTTCGGCCTATACTTGCCCGTGCGACGTGCGTAGTGACCAGGCAGTCATCCGATATTCTGGCGATTAATGACCCGCAGGTCGCCGCCGCAGTCCACTTCATTCGAACGCGATTTAACTCGCCCATTCAGGTTTCGGATGTCGTCAATGCAACCTCTCTTTCGAGGCGAGGTCTGGAAAAGAAGTTCAGGACGATTCTTAAATGCTCTATACTGGACGAGATAATGCGAATACGGATTGAACACATTTCCAATCTGCTCCTTAAATCAGGTATGTCGATTGACCAGATTGCTGCTTCTTCAACCTTCGATTCTACCAGCCATCTGATTCGCGCATTCAAAAAATACAAAGGTATGCCTCCTCGCACTTTTAGAAAGATGCATGGCGTTATTTGAGTCGCAGCCAAAGGGCTCTGCCGGGAACTTATGTTTCTTATTTTGACAATTCTTCATTTTCTGCTATAATCCGCTCTGGACTGATAAAAACACGTTTTAAGTGAATTTAAGGTATACAAATGCGTCTTGCCGCAAGGATGCAAAAAAAAGAATGGCATATTTTACCTGCCGACCCGATAGCCGGTCAGCTTGTTGAATCTCTAAAAATTCCGCCCATACTTGCCCAGGTGCTTGTCAATCGGCAGATAAAAACAGCCGAAGCGGCAAAAATCTTTCTCAATCCAAAGCTCAACGACCTTATCGAGCCCGAACGTCTGCCCGGCATAAAAGCCGCCGTTGACAGAATTGAAAAAGCCGTCAAAGAAAAACAAAAGATTACCATTTACGGCGATTATGATGTCGATGGTATAACTGCGGTGTCGATTCTGCACGGCCTTTTCAGACTGCTCGGCGCAGAAATAGATTATTACATCCCGCACAGGGTTGACGAAGGTTACGGCCTGAACGTCGAAGCAATCGACCAGATTGTCCGTTCAGGTGCGAAACTGCTCATAAGCGTCGATTGCGGCATAACCGCATTCGATTCGGCTCTGGCCGCCAAAGAAAAAGGCATCGACCTGATAATTACCGACCATCATCGGCCATCGCCTGACGGCAGACTTCCCCATTCCGTTGCGATAGTTCATCCCAACCTCGACAAAGATTATCCATCTCAGTCAAGCTCCGGCGCTACAGTCGCTTTCAAACTTGCCTGGGCGGTTGTCAATCGCATCAAAGGCTCCGATACGACTCCGCAGCATTTGCGTCAGTTTCTTATTAACGCGACGGTCTTCGCAGCAATGGGCACAATCGCCGATGTCGTTGACCTTCGCGAGGAGAACAGGATAATCAGCAGCTTCGGCCTGCGTGCGATATCTGAGTCCGACCTGCCCGGCATAGAGGCACTGGTCGGTGTCGCCGGCATAAAAGGTCAGACCATTGACAGTTTTCATATGGGTTTTTGCCTTGCTCCGGTTCTTAACGCCGCCGGCAGAATGGGACATGCCAGGCTCGCGGTCGAGCTTCTCACGAGCGACAACAAATTAAAGGCGATTCGAATCGCCGAATATCTCAAGGAACAGAACAAACAGCGTCAGCAGCTTGAAAAGAAAATTTTCAAGCACGCCTGTTCCATGATGACAGAGCAGGGCCTTGACCATCCGGATAGAAAGACAATTGTTCTGGCCAGCGGCGAATGGCATACCGGCGTAATCGGCATTGTCGCCTCAAGGTTAATCGACAAATTCTATAAACCGACGATTATGTTCAATATTACAAACGACAAAGCGCAGGGCTCTGCCCGCTCAATCGAAGGCTTTGACATTTTGGCTGCGATTACCGCCTGCGGCGAATATTTAAACACTTTTGGCGGCCACGCGATGGCAGCGGGCCTGACGATTGACGCTGCGAAAATTGACGATTTCTCGCAGGCCTTTGAAAATTACGCCGCCGCAAACTGGAACGACGTCGAGTTTACCAGCAGACTCGAAATCGATGCGGTCTGCTCATTAAAGGATATATCCGTTCCAACGGTAAGATTGCTTACGACGCTTGGTCCGTTCGGCAGGGGAAATCCAACTCCGGTTTTTGTCGTAAGGGGAGTAAGGCTTACCGCTTCGCCGAGAAGAGTTGGGGTCAATGGCGAACATCTGCAGTTGGCGATCTGCGACAATGCCGCTAATGTCCGCTGCATCGGCTTTAAGATGGCCCATCTGGAAAAGAAACTTTTAGAGAACGAATTTTTTAATATTGCCTTTGAAGCACAGGTTGATAATTTCTACGGCGATCCTTCCGTCCAACTCGTTCTCAGTGATATTCAATTTGAATAACTGCTTTTTAGTTTGATTTTGATACAAAAAAAGGCTGACCGTTAACGGTCAGCCGCTGTGAAAATTATTTTATATTTTCCTGGATACTTCCTGCCCACCTTTTTCTATAAGCACACAAGCACAGCACCGAAATCCTCGGGTCTGTCAGGCAGGCCTACTCGCCCTCAGGCACCAAACACGTGTTCGCTTATGCGCATCTACCATTTTTGCAAAGGCATACGCTAAAAGTTCCTTTTACCGGCCTTTCAGTAATTTCCAGCTTGTGATTATATCTTTATATTTACAATGCTGTCAAGTCCTATTTTTCGCTATTTCTTACTAAATCCCTCAAAATTAACTGGAAACGGCTTTTAAAACTAACTAAAAAGGCCTAATCCCGATTCGTCGAGATTAGGCCTTTTTCACTATAGAAAGCGGATTTCTATTTATCTTCGCCTCCTTCAGGCACCGTATTTTGACCATTTTTGGACATTCTCATAATGGCCTGCATCCCACGGTCAAAAGCAGCTTTAAAGTCCTGCTGGTTCATACCAGACATTTTGGCAGCGACCTTGCCATAAGCGTTGTCGCGAAGGTTAGTTAAAACCGCCGTGGCCCGGCTTTGGCTGTCAGAACCGCCGGAACTATGGGAAACATAAGCATTTCCATTGGAATCAGTCCTGCCGGACGGAGCAAGATAGTAAATCGCAGTAGCAAAACCCGAGAAATAAATGATTAAAAGAAACAAAAATCTACTTTTCCAGCCCATAAAGCCCCCAAAAATGTAAACTTATAGGCCCCCTCAAACCCTGCTGCTTTTGGCTACATTAAACATATACGAAATAAACCGGCGGAAAGCAAATCGCAGTGAGATTTTAAAGTTGGCTATATTTAAATCATTTTTTTAGGACGTTTTGGTCCGGCGACCATTTCTGCTGCCAGGCGGGGTATTTGTCCAAAACAGTCTGCGGATTATAAGTGTACCATGAATAACCGCTGCGTCTTTCCCGGTACACCTCGGCCATAGAATAAAGCAGTTCACTTTTTCTATTGGAGAATAAGGGCCTGTGTGTTTTGAGTTCGTAAAAACGTGCCCATATCGGCGGGGCAGTCGGGTCCTTAATTACTACTCTGTCGATTTTTGAGACTCCTAATGGAAATTTGACTTCGGGAGCGCTGATTTCCTGTACCCTGATACCGAAGAGTTTGGAATCTTCGAACCATTTGACCGCCGCCTGCACCGAATTGATAACTTCTTTGGAAGGGTTATCCAGACTCATTAAAAGAAGAACGATACCTGCACTTTCGTCATTACAGATGCTCGGCAATTCATAAGCCCTTGCCTTGGCGGGACGAAGATCGGTTTCATCGTGCTGCTGACACCATACTGTCAGTTTTTCATTATCGATTATCTGGCATTTGAGTATGCAATCTAATCCTTTATCGAAAGCGATTTTGACTTTTTGACGGCGGGCTGAATCGACAAAAGAATAATACGGCTTATTATCCATTATATCCTTAAGCATATTCATTACGCCGACGAAGACATCGTCGTTAAAAGTGATATGAGTGCTGTAGTTCGCTTCCAAAGGGAAAAACTGCGGCCAGCCGCCGTTGGGATATTGTGCCGAAAGGGTAAAATCTATTCCCCGCAGGGAGGCGTTTTTATATTTTTTAATTTTGGTAATTTCATAAACTTTGGCCAGGTATTCTATTTGTGAATATGTCGTGTGGTTATCGAATGTCGTGTGAAGGCTGCTCTTTGCCTTGAGAACTTTGGCTTTTTGCTGTTTGGTTAGTATGGCCAGCATATCATAATTTTTAGGCCAGCCGCCGTTGTTTTTCTGGTAGAGAAGAATGTTGTCGGCAATTTCTTTTATCTGCGTCGGTTTATAGCGGGGCTGATTCGGCTCCGGATTAATTACATTTTTTTCCTCATAGACATTGTACCAGTGGTGTTTGCTGTCAGAAAAACCGGAGGTGTCTATCCGGCATTCTTTATTGTCCGGCTTATTACCGGCATAAGAATAGGCAGAGATAAATAATACAACCAATGAGAGTAGAATTCTTATGCGTGAAGCTTTCCCGGTAATACCGAACATTTTTTCCTCCTTAAATAAATCGGTGGATATTTTAGCTTATTCTGACAGGAAATGGAATAATAAAGTTTGACAAGCTTTCATCTGAAAAGGTTATTTAAATGTTGAGATTTTGATTCGGCCGGCAGAATCAATTACGGCAGTTACGGCACCGTCTTTACCCGTATAATAACTTTGAGAATGTTCCATAATTTGGGAGCTGGTTGATGAAAGCCGGGACCGGGAGCAGCTTGTAATGAGAAATTCAGGCTTGAAGGCACTTAAAAATAACGGCTCAAGAGTTCTTGCCGAGCCGTGATGCGGAGTAATAATCAAATCGACGTCCAGTTGCGGATATAAATCCATTAGATGCTTTTGAATACCGGCGGTTATGTCGGAACAAAATAAAATTTTCCTGCCTGCATACTCAACCAGCGAAACAAGAGACGATTCGTTATCCGTTAAGGAATTTTCATCCGGGAGTTCCTTTGGCCATAAGCGAGTAATTACAGTTTTGCCGAGTAAAATTTTTTCAGGCGCAGCATAAATGGGAATATTCCCGGACCTGATAAACTCGCTTAACTTTGCGTCGGTTGCTGAAGTTTCGGCGTTTTGTATAAATTGTGGCGTCGTGTAAACATTTTTGCATTTGTGCTTATTCAGTATTTCAGGCAGGCCGTTATAATGGTCGATGTCATCGTGACTTATAAAGACAGAATCAATTTCATCGGCGGCGATATAATTCAGAAAAGGGTTAACCGTATTGTCGCCAATGTTTTTATTTGTTATAGAGCCTGCATCAATAATAAAGTTCTTATTGTCCGGCGTTTTAAGATAAATTGCCTGGCCGTGGCCGATGGATAAAACAGTCAGTCGCAGCTTATTATATTTTTCAAAATTGTCTGAAATCACGGCAGAAATCAACAGAAGGACAATCGCCGCAGGATAAATAAAATTCAGGACCGGTCTTTTGCGGAACGGGAAAAATTTCCATAAAAAAAGCGGCAGATAAAAGAGTAAAACAATATAAATAGAAGGTTTGCCGATTATTACACTCGAAAACGGGACTTTGGCAAAGAGTGTAACAAGATATGAAAGTATCATTGCTGAAAAGTTGATGATAAAGCCCAAGCAATAAGCTAAGCTCGGCAGCAGAGCAGATAAAATAATTTTGACAGGGCCGAGGATTACAATGGCTGTTACAGGAAAAGATGCGGGTATTGTCCAAATGGCGGTAAGTAACTGGAACTGATAAAAGTGCCAGACAATTATCGGTGCTACTGTTATCCACGCGGCAAGACCTACGGAAAAAATATTAAGAGGTAATCGTAAAGGTGAATATAAAAGATTCTGCTGCAAAGGGTCTTTTGATAATGGAAGAAATTGTTTTATTGGTTCATTAAACAATAGTATGCCGATGGTTGCCGCAAAGGATAGCTGAAAGCCCGGGCTGAGAAAATCCATCGGCCTTATAAGTAAAAGTAAAATTGCTGATGCAGCCAGACTGTTTATCGCCATTGAACGGCGATTGAACATTCGCCCCAGGCAGAAGATAATAACCATTATTCCGGCACGAAGGGTCGGTGATGTTGCAGGGACGACAATAAGGAA
This region includes:
- the recJ gene encoding single-stranded-DNA-specific exonuclease RecJ, producing the protein MRLAARMQKKEWHILPADPIAGQLVESLKIPPILAQVLVNRQIKTAEAAKIFLNPKLNDLIEPERLPGIKAAVDRIEKAVKEKQKITIYGDYDVDGITAVSILHGLFRLLGAEIDYYIPHRVDEGYGLNVEAIDQIVRSGAKLLISVDCGITAFDSALAAKEKGIDLIITDHHRPSPDGRLPHSVAIVHPNLDKDYPSQSSSGATVAFKLAWAVVNRIKGSDTTPQHLRQFLINATVFAAMGTIADVVDLREENRIISSFGLRAISESDLPGIEALVGVAGIKGQTIDSFHMGFCLAPVLNAAGRMGHARLAVELLTSDNKLKAIRIAEYLKEQNKQRQQLEKKIFKHACSMMTEQGLDHPDRKTIVLASGEWHTGVIGIVASRLIDKFYKPTIMFNITNDKAQGSARSIEGFDILAAITACGEYLNTFGGHAMAAGLTIDAAKIDDFSQAFENYAAANWNDVEFTSRLEIDAVCSLKDISVPTVRLLTTLGPFGRGNPTPVFVVRGVRLTASPRRVGVNGEHLQLAICDNAANVRCIGFKMAHLEKKLLENEFFNIAFEAQVDNFYGDPSVQLVLSDIQFE
- the pelA gene encoding pectate lyase; this encodes MFGITGKASRIRILLSLVVLFISAYSYAGNKPDNKECRIDTSGFSDSKHHWYNVYEEKNVINPEPNQPRYKPTQIKEIADNILLYQKNNGGWPKNYDMLAILTKQQKAKVLKAKSSLHTTFDNHTTYSQIEYLAKVYEITKIKKYKNASLRGIDFTLSAQYPNGGWPQFFPLEANYSTHITFNDDVFVGVMNMLKDIMDNKPYYSFVDSARRQKVKIAFDKGLDCILKCQIIDNEKLTVWCQQHDETDLRPAKARAYELPSICNDESAGIVLLLMSLDNPSKEVINSVQAAVKWFEDSKLFGIRVQEISAPEVKFPLGVSKIDRVVIKDPTAPPIWARFYELKTHRPLFSNRKSELLYSMAEVYRERRSGYSWYTYNPQTVLDKYPAWQQKWSPDQNVLKK
- a CDS encoding DNA-binding transcriptional regulator, producing the protein MPTSHPQKLDLRVAFVVPTIGLNTRRVLKGVSRYAMFNPAWHLRIACGDSRSILPILRKTGIDGAFISIQSDKLVSDLLSMKLPCIALQCLKIPRHFPYLTADSFQAGRIVAEHFLERGFRNFAYYSMSNVIWSKQRMEGFCQRLKEAGYSAGIYNVNATGKSNHDWQIGRTWTKGLEGPLNWLRSLPKPVGLMACDDGVGYDLIEAAGEAGIKIPEDVAIVGMDNDEALCNSIKPPLSSVEANSEQAGYEAAELLNAIMIGKEEMSLRPILARATCVVTRQSSDILAINDPQVAAAVHFIRTRFNSPIQVSDVVNATSLSRRGLEKKFRTILKCSILDEIMRIRIEHISNLLLKSGMSIDQIAASSTFDSTSHLIRAFKKYKGMPPRTFRKMHGVI
- a CDS encoding DNA internalization-related competence protein ComEC/Rec2; the encoded protein is MDEIQQKIEEFKRSLAPQSPLKEILFTCPAVLPAVGLLIGLIVQFYFNLPLFASFGILTFCIVLFLAHKFSPGRSALIFISVFLCFTCLGSIRLISFNKPASNDIRNIPCEDFTFARIRTQIISAPKLVENNDWYFAEYFPSLPYTTFYAKVTGIKTTTGWANAAGTIKFYISEDANNLKLGDQIQTFCRLEKFSAADNPGQFDTKRYMNRNGVFLSASVKSANIITVLNTEKLKSPFNIKTKLRQYAIAALLKDAESDDYISLAEALVLGSRSKIDRKLYNDFIKTGLVHLVCLSGLHVGIFAGAAWWFSKKAGLLHTGRSIACIIATIIFLIVVPATSPTLRAGIMVIIFCLGRMFNRRSMAINSLAASAILLLLIRPMDFLSPGFQLSFAATIGILLFNEPIKQFLPLSKDPLQQNLLYSPLRLPLNIFSVGLAAWITVAPIIVWHFYQFQLLTAIWTIPASFPVTAIVILGPVKIILSALLPSLAYCLGFIINFSAMILSYLVTLFAKVPFSSVIIGKPSIYIVLLFYLPLFLWKFFPFRKRPVLNFIYPAAIVLLLISAVISDNFEKYNKLRLTVLSIGHGQAIYLKTPDNKNFIIDAGSITNKNIGDNTVNPFLNYIAADEIDSVFISHDDIDHYNGLPEILNKHKCKNVYTTPQFIQNAETSATDAKLSEFIRSGNIPIYAAPEKILLGKTVITRLWPKELPDENSLTDNESSLVSLVEYAGRKILFCSDITAGIQKHLMDLYPQLDVDLIITPHHGSARTLEPLFLSAFKPEFLITSCSRSRLSSTSSQIMEHSQSYYTGKDGAVTAVIDSAGRIKISTFK